DNA sequence from the Candidatus Desulfatibia profunda genome:
CGGTACCGACGCCGCCGCGGGTCGGGTCCCGCAGCACATGGATATCCTTGCATACGGCCAGCATACTTGCCACCACATGATTCAGCGGCGCGGTATCGCTTTTGACCGGTGAATCAAACATCAGCCCTTCGCGCTGGGTCAATATGGTCATGCCGTGATCGGCAATGGTGCCGCTGAGGATGACCTTATCTCCGGGCCGGGCGTTGTGGCCCGAAATATCCACACCATCAGGTATTTGTCCCACACCGGACGTATTAATAAAGATCTTGTCCACCGCACCTTTGGGAACGACCTTGGTGTCTCCGGTCACTATGATAACACCCGCCCGTTGAGTAGCGACACGCATATCGTTTAATATCCTTTCAAGGTCCTTCATGGGAAAACCTTCTTCAAGTATCAATCCCGCACTGAGGTATTGGGGAACTGCACCGCACATTGCAAGATCGTTGACGGTTCCGTTCACAGCCAGATCCCCGATACTTCCTCCGGGGAAAAAAACGGGATCCACCACAAAGGTATCGGTTGAAAAGGCCAGGCGCTGTCCATTGATATCAAAAACGGCACCGTCATGGAGTCGTGAGAGAATCCGATT
Encoded proteins:
- the hypE gene encoding hydrogenase expression/formation protein HypE; protein product: MKTKTILLDHGGGGKMSHRLITDLLLPVFDNRILSRLHDGAVFDINGQRLAFSTDTFVVDPVFFPGGSIGDLAVNGTVNDLAMCGAVPQYLSAGLILEEGFPMKDLERILNDMRVATQRAGVIIVTGDTKVVPKGAVDKIFINTSGVGQIPDGVDISGHNARPGDKVILSGTIADHGMTILTQREGLMFDSPVKSDTAPLNHVVASMLAVCKDIHVLRDPTRGGVGTALNEIAGSSGVGIKIHEEKIPIKKETAGICELLGFDPLYVANEGKLIAFVAPKYAEKVLAAIRQDSVGRDACIIGEAVSDNIGRVIMQTRIGGFRIVDMLTGEQLPRIC